In one window of Cupriavidus necator N-1 DNA:
- a CDS encoding c-type cytochrome, with amino-acid sequence MKQFVIAALMLGAAASAHAVDAAKAQEIANKNACMGCHQVDKKLVGPSYKDVAAKYKGDKNALATLTKKVKSGGSGVWGPVPMPANAAVSDADLKTVVEWVLAGAPAK; translated from the coding sequence ATGAAGCAGTTTGTCATCGCAGCGCTGATGCTCGGCGCCGCCGCATCGGCCCACGCGGTCGATGCCGCCAAGGCACAGGAGATCGCCAACAAGAACGCCTGCATGGGTTGCCACCAGGTCGACAAGAAGCTGGTCGGTCCTTCCTACAAGGACGTGGCCGCCAAGTACAAGGGCGACAAGAACGCCCTCGCGACCCTGACCAAGAAGGTCAAGAGCGGTGGCTCGGGCGTCTGGGGCCCGGTGCCGATGCCCGCCAATGCGGCGGTCAGCGACGCCGACCTGAAGACCGTGGTCGAGTGGGTGCTGGCTGGCGCCCCGGCCAAGTAA
- the soxC gene encoding sulfite dehydrogenase, which translates to MQERNRPGRIVPAPEHFVSASLQQDIGRHGLDAPRRDFLRKSFLGAAAGIAVGRQALAADGDPAILQPQPWATSLGQPVAARPYGQPSVHEKNLVRRESPGLTRVSAASVAFAPLQGFFGIITPNGLHFERHHQGWHDIDPARHRLMLNGLVRTPRVYTMDDLMRLPAVSRMHFIECGANTGMEWGNVAVPTVQYTHGMLSCCEFTGVPLRVLLDDAGADLRRGRYLLAEGGDGSSMTRTIPMELADEIIVAWGMNGEMLRPENGYPLRLVVPGVQGVSWVKWLRRLELGDQPWNAKDETIHYVDMMPDGKLRQYTSIQECKSVITTPSGGQQLVGKGFYNISGLAWSGRGRIRRVDVSTDGGRNWRTARLEAPVLSKCLTRFNLDWVWDGGPAILQSRAIDDTGYVQPKLGQLRAVRGTRSIYHNNAIQSWQVAAGGEVSNVHVG; encoded by the coding sequence TTGCAGGAACGGAACCGGCCCGGGCGCATCGTGCCCGCGCCCGAGCACTTCGTCAGCGCATCGCTGCAGCAGGACATCGGCCGGCACGGCCTGGACGCGCCGCGGCGCGACTTCCTGCGCAAGAGCTTCCTGGGCGCGGCCGCGGGGATCGCCGTCGGCCGCCAGGCGCTGGCGGCCGACGGCGATCCCGCCATCCTGCAGCCGCAGCCCTGGGCCACCTCGCTCGGCCAGCCGGTGGCGGCACGCCCGTACGGGCAACCCTCCGTGCATGAGAAAAACCTGGTCCGGCGCGAGTCGCCGGGCCTGACGCGCGTCTCTGCCGCTTCGGTGGCCTTCGCGCCGCTGCAGGGCTTCTTCGGCATCATCACGCCCAACGGCCTGCATTTCGAGCGCCACCACCAGGGCTGGCACGATATCGACCCGGCCCGTCACCGCCTGATGCTCAACGGCCTGGTGCGCACGCCGCGCGTCTACACCATGGACGACCTGATGCGCCTGCCGGCGGTGTCGCGCATGCACTTCATCGAATGCGGCGCCAATACCGGCATGGAATGGGGCAATGTGGCCGTGCCCACGGTCCAGTACACCCACGGCATGCTGTCGTGCTGCGAGTTCACCGGCGTGCCGCTGCGGGTGCTGCTGGACGATGCCGGCGCCGACCTGCGCCGCGGCCGCTACCTGCTGGCCGAAGGTGGCGATGGCTCGTCGATGACGCGCACCATCCCGATGGAGCTGGCCGACGAGATCATCGTCGCCTGGGGCATGAACGGCGAAATGCTGCGCCCCGAGAACGGCTATCCGCTGCGCCTGGTGGTGCCGGGCGTGCAGGGAGTGTCGTGGGTCAAGTGGCTGCGCCGGCTGGAGCTGGGCGACCAGCCCTGGAACGCCAAGGACGAGACCATCCACTACGTGGACATGATGCCGGACGGCAAGCTGCGCCAGTACACCTCGATCCAGGAGTGCAAGTCGGTCATCACCACGCCTTCGGGCGGGCAGCAGCTGGTGGGCAAGGGCTTCTACAACATCAGCGGGCTGGCGTGGTCGGGGCGCGGGCGCATCAGGCGTGTCGATGTCTCGACCGACGGCGGGCGCAACTGGCGCACCGCGCGGCTGGAGGCGCCGGTGCTGTCCAAGTGCCTGACGCGCTTCAACCTGGACTGGGTCTGGGACGGCGGCCCCGCCATCCTGCAAAGCCGCGCCATCGACGACACCGGCTACGTGCAGCCGAAGCTGGGGCAGCTGCGCGCGGTGCGCGGCACGCGCTCGATCTACCATAACAACGCGATCCAGAGCTGGCAGGTGGCGGCAGGCGGCGAGGTGTCCAATGTCCATGTGGGCTGA
- a CDS encoding c-type cytochrome translates to MSMWAEFRTAAALVLAAVSAAPAWAGTADARAALGRTASPAEVAAWDIDVRPDFQGLPRGSGTVAQGQKVWDGKCASCHGDFGESNEVFSPLVGGTTAEDIRRGRVAGMTGNQPYRTTLMKVSTVSTLWDYIHRAMPWNAPKSLSVSDVYAVTAYMLHLGEIVPADFTLSDANIAEVQRRMPNRDGMTTGHGLWPGRGRPDTRNTACMQDCAGKVVIASSIPDYARDAHGELAQQQRAFGPVRGVAAGNAASKSAASASSEPGAPGARLTGQYQCMACHAMDRKLVGPSFADIAGKYKGQDAHAALARKVKAGGQGAWGSVPMPPQPQIPDSDVQAMVGWILEAK, encoded by the coding sequence ATGTCCATGTGGGCTGAGTTCAGGACCGCCGCTGCCCTGGTGCTGGCAGCCGTCAGCGCCGCCCCGGCCTGGGCAGGCACGGCCGACGCGCGCGCGGCGCTTGGCCGCACCGCTTCGCCCGCCGAAGTCGCCGCGTGGGACATCGACGTGCGCCCGGACTTCCAGGGCCTGCCCAGGGGCAGCGGCACGGTGGCGCAGGGGCAGAAGGTCTGGGACGGCAAGTGCGCGTCTTGCCACGGCGACTTCGGTGAATCCAACGAGGTGTTCTCGCCGCTGGTTGGCGGCACCACGGCCGAAGACATCAGGCGCGGCCGCGTGGCCGGCATGACCGGCAACCAGCCGTACCGCACCACGCTGATGAAGGTCAGCACCGTCAGCACGCTGTGGGACTACATCCACCGTGCCATGCCGTGGAATGCGCCCAAGAGCCTGAGCGTGAGCGACGTCTACGCCGTCACCGCCTATATGCTGCACCTGGGCGAGATCGTCCCGGCCGACTTCACGCTGTCTGACGCCAATATCGCCGAGGTCCAGCGGCGCATGCCCAACCGCGACGGCATGACCACCGGTCACGGCCTGTGGCCGGGGCGCGGCCGGCCGGACACGCGCAATACGGCCTGCATGCAGGACTGCGCCGGCAAGGTGGTGATTGCCTCGTCGATACCGGACTATGCTCGCGATGCCCATGGCGAGCTGGCGCAGCAGCAGCGGGCCTTCGGCCCGGTGCGCGGCGTGGCCGCGGGCAATGCCGCATCGAAAAGTGCTGCATCAGCGTCTTCGGAACCGGGCGCGCCGGGCGCGCGCCTCACCGGCCAGTACCAGTGCATGGCCTGCCACGCGATGGACCGCAAGCTGGTGGGGCCGTCGTTTGCCGACATCGCCGGCAAGTACAAGGGCCAGGACGCGCATGCCGCGCTGGCGCGCAAGGTCAAGGCGGGCGGGCAGGGCGCATGGGGCAGCGTGCCGATGCCGCCGCAGCCGCAGATCCCGGATTCGGACGTGCAGGCCATGGTGGGCTGGATTCTTGAGGCAAAATAG
- the soxZ gene encoding thiosulfate oxidation carrier complex protein SoxZ, protein MADPMRVRATENGGVVDVKILMKHDMETGQRKDASGKVVPAWHIQSVTAQCKGKEVFRAQFGPAVSKDPFLNFKFKGGAKGDKVAVTWIDNKGDKRTDEATIA, encoded by the coding sequence ATGGCAGACCCGATGCGCGTACGCGCCACCGAAAACGGCGGCGTGGTTGACGTCAAGATTCTGATGAAGCACGACATGGAAACCGGCCAGCGCAAGGACGCGTCCGGCAAGGTCGTGCCGGCCTGGCATATCCAGTCCGTGACCGCCCAGTGCAAGGGCAAGGAAGTGTTCCGCGCCCAGTTCGGACCGGCGGTGTCGAAGGACCCGTTCCTGAACTTCAAGTTCAAGGGCGGCGCCAAGGGCGACAAGGTCGCCGTGACCTGGATCGACAACAAGGGCGACAAGCGCACCGACGAAGCGACCATCGCCTGA
- a CDS encoding NAD(P)/FAD-dependent oxidoreductase: MQRRSFLGAAGAAVLGSVGVGAARAASPAKVVVVGGGYGGATAARYLREWSGQAIEVTLVEPNPAFVSCPLSNLVLGGSRQLADLTLPYDALVRRHGVRLVRDTAVAIDPAKRTVRLAGGSTLPYDRLLLSPGVEMMSDALPGLKQPGGDQVLHAWKAGPQTVALRRQLEAMPDGGTYVISIPLAPYRCPPGPYERACQVAYYFRQHKPRSKVLILDANPDITSKAGLFRKVWASQYPGLVEYRPQFNAVDVDPATRTLKFDVQDDERADVLNVLPPQRAGAIAVSAGLATANGKWCEVDFVTFESRAAANIHVIGDAIQIAPLMPKSGHMANQHGKVAAAAMVALLSGRAPDPQPLYNNTCYSFTSDREAVHVASVHRYDAAQKTMVTVPGSGGLSEAPNQLEGDYALAWAKGIWAEMLG; the protein is encoded by the coding sequence ATGCAAAGACGAAGCTTCCTGGGCGCCGCGGGCGCCGCAGTACTGGGTTCGGTCGGGGTCGGGGCGGCACGCGCCGCGTCGCCGGCCAAGGTGGTGGTGGTGGGTGGCGGCTACGGCGGCGCCACCGCCGCCCGCTACCTGCGCGAGTGGAGCGGACAGGCGATCGAGGTCACGCTGGTCGAACCCAATCCGGCCTTTGTCTCCTGCCCCCTGTCGAACCTGGTGCTCGGCGGCAGCCGGCAGTTGGCGGACCTGACCTTGCCGTACGACGCGCTGGTGCGCCGCCACGGCGTGCGGCTGGTGCGCGATACCGCCGTGGCCATCGACCCGGCCAAGCGGACCGTGCGCCTAGCGGGCGGCTCCACGCTGCCGTACGACCGCCTGCTGCTGTCGCCGGGCGTCGAGATGATGAGCGATGCGCTGCCCGGGCTGAAGCAGCCCGGCGGCGACCAGGTCCTGCACGCCTGGAAGGCCGGCCCACAGACCGTGGCGCTGCGCCGCCAGCTGGAGGCCATGCCGGACGGCGGCACCTATGTCATCAGCATCCCGCTGGCGCCGTACCGCTGCCCGCCGGGACCGTACGAGCGCGCCTGCCAGGTGGCGTACTACTTCAGGCAGCACAAGCCGCGCAGCAAGGTGCTGATCCTCGATGCCAACCCCGACATCACCTCCAAGGCCGGGCTGTTCCGCAAGGTGTGGGCGTCGCAGTACCCCGGCCTGGTGGAATACCGGCCGCAGTTCAACGCGGTGGATGTGGACCCCGCCACGCGCACGCTCAAGTTCGACGTGCAGGACGACGAGCGCGCCGATGTGCTCAACGTGCTGCCGCCCCAGCGCGCCGGCGCGATCGCGGTGTCGGCGGGGCTGGCCACGGCCAATGGCAAGTGGTGCGAGGTGGACTTCGTCACCTTCGAGTCGCGCGCCGCGGCCAATATCCACGTGATCGGCGATGCCATCCAGATCGCGCCGCTGATGCCCAAGTCGGGCCATATGGCCAACCAGCACGGCAAGGTCGCGGCCGCGGCCATGGTCGCGCTGCTGTCGGGCCGGGCACCTGACCCGCAGCCGCTCTACAACAACACCTGCTACAGCTTCACCTCCGACCGCGAGGCGGTGCATGTGGCCAGCGTGCACCGCTATGACGCGGCGCAGAAGACCATGGTCACGGTGCCGGGATCGGGCGGGTTGTCGGAGGCGCCGAACCAGCTCGAAGGCGACTACGCGCTGGCGTGGGCAAAGGGCATCTGGGCGGAGATGCTGGGGTAG
- a CDS encoding ArsR/SmtB family transcription factor: MRIHAYTNILDAMEELDRVFEKVSGYFSLLAEPTRLKILHALCDGEKPVSTVVETVGSSQTNVSRHLNAMYRSGVLSRRKEANLVFYAIADESVIELCRTVCVQVASRLEDSALSSGVVDRFMAQPAPEAPARRRRTAG; this comes from the coding sequence ATGCGCATTCACGCATATACGAATATATTGGATGCCATGGAAGAGCTGGATCGCGTATTCGAAAAGGTATCGGGCTACTTCAGCCTGTTGGCGGAGCCGACGCGGCTGAAGATCCTGCACGCCTTGTGCGATGGCGAGAAGCCGGTCAGCACGGTGGTCGAGACGGTGGGTTCGTCGCAGACCAATGTGTCGCGGCATCTCAACGCGATGTACCGCTCGGGCGTGCTGTCGCGCCGCAAGGAGGCGAACCTGGTGTTCTATGCCATTGCGGACGAAAGCGTGATCGAGCTGTGCCGCACGGTCTGCGTGCAGGTGGCGAGCCGGCTGGAGGACAGCGCCTTGTCCTCCGGCGTGGTCGACCGCTTCATGGCACAGCCGGCACCCGAAGCCCCGGCGCGCAGGCGGCGCACCGCTGGCTAG
- a CDS encoding O-acetylserine/cysteine exporter, which produces MQARDRLLALAIVCVWGVNFVVIKVGLAGMPPMLLGALRFLLVAFPAIFFVPRPRVPWRLLLAYGVTISLGQFAFLFYAMAVGMPAGLASLVLQSQAFFTLAIAALWLGEPVRWHNIAGMAVAAGGLALIGAGAGSAGGMSVAGFVLTLCAAFCWASGNIVSKKIGPVDLLGLVIWGALIPIVPFALLSLWVEGPARIMQSVTHVSGMAVFAVAYLAFAATVFGYTMWGRLLTRYPASQVAPLTLLVPVVGLVSAHVLLGEGLSGAQWAGAAVVMTGLLLNVFGQRLWAGRALARR; this is translated from the coding sequence ATGCAAGCCAGAGACCGTCTCCTCGCCCTCGCCATTGTCTGCGTCTGGGGCGTCAACTTCGTCGTGATCAAGGTTGGCCTAGCGGGCATGCCGCCGATGCTGCTGGGTGCGCTGCGCTTTCTGCTGGTGGCGTTCCCGGCGATCTTCTTCGTGCCGCGCCCGCGCGTGCCGTGGCGGCTGCTGCTGGCCTACGGCGTCACCATCAGCCTGGGCCAGTTCGCCTTCCTGTTCTACGCCATGGCGGTCGGCATGCCGGCCGGACTGGCCTCGCTGGTGCTGCAGTCGCAGGCCTTCTTCACGCTGGCCATTGCGGCGCTGTGGCTGGGCGAGCCGGTGCGCTGGCACAACATTGCGGGCATGGCAGTGGCGGCGGGCGGGCTGGCCCTGATCGGAGCCGGTGCCGGCAGCGCCGGCGGCATGAGCGTGGCGGGCTTCGTGCTGACGCTGTGCGCGGCGTTCTGCTGGGCCAGCGGCAATATCGTCAGCAAGAAGATCGGCCCGGTCGACCTGCTGGGGCTGGTGATCTGGGGCGCGCTGATCCCGATCGTGCCGTTCGCGCTGCTGTCGCTGTGGGTCGAGGGCCCGGCGCGCATCATGCAGAGCGTCACCCATGTGTCGGGCATGGCCGTGTTCGCCGTAGCTTACCTGGCCTTTGCTGCGACGGTGTTCGGCTACACCATGTGGGGCCGCCTGCTGACGCGCTACCCGGCCAGCCAGGTGGCGCCGCTGACGCTGCTGGTGCCGGTGGTGGGGCTGGTGTCGGCGCATGTGCTGCTGGGCGAGGGCCTCTCCGGCGCGCAGTGGGCGGGCGCGGCAGTGGTGATGACCGGGCTGCTGCTCAACGTGTTCGGCCAGCGCCTGTGGGCGGGCAGGGCGCTGGCGCGCCGCTGA
- the soxY gene encoding thiosulfate oxidation carrier protein SoxY has protein sequence MNSKRREVLRVTAVLSLMAATGLISEAQAAEWNKNAFDGKSVADVIKALGGSGTEKSTAITFTAPDIAENGAVVPVAVTSTIPDTEQIAILVEKNPNTLAADFVIPAGTEPFVSTRVKMGQTSVVHAAVKAGGKWYVASKEIKVTLGGCGG, from the coding sequence ATGAATTCCAAACGACGAGAAGTGCTGCGGGTCACCGCTGTCCTGTCGCTGATGGCCGCCACCGGCCTGATCAGCGAAGCGCAGGCGGCGGAGTGGAACAAGAACGCCTTTGACGGCAAGAGCGTTGCCGACGTGATCAAGGCGCTGGGCGGCAGCGGCACCGAGAAAAGCACCGCCATCACCTTCACCGCCCCCGATATCGCCGAGAACGGCGCCGTGGTGCCGGTGGCCGTGACCAGCACCATCCCGGATACCGAGCAGATCGCGATCCTGGTGGAAAAGAACCCCAACACGCTGGCCGCCGACTTCGTCATCCCGGCCGGCACGGAGCCGTTCGTCTCCACGCGCGTGAAGATGGGCCAGACCTCGGTCGTGCATGCCGCGGTCAAGGCCGGCGGCAAGTGGTACGTGGCATCGAAGGAAATCAAGGTCACGCTGGGCGGCTGCGGCGGCTGA